The DNA region AAACCTGACATTAATGTTTACTACAAAAAACCCGAAAATCCTGTTTCCTTGTCCATTAAACCACATCTTTCTCGTAAATTCACGAGTTTTCTTCTGAAAGCGCTTTATTTGAAGCGTTTACATTTTGTGGATTGGATAAAATTTCTTGTTATTGTTAAAAGCATGTTAAAAATTCAAGGGAAAGGATTAGCTTGATATTAAGATTTACGCAGCGGATAGGGAAATGAACTCCCTTTTTATCGAAGGATAGAATTGACAGTCCATCCTGGGAGGTGGTAGATTGGCGTAATACCCATTTTAAGGAATGGGTCTTATTTTAAGGAGTGGTTTCAATGCTATTGCCTTTACACGAACAATTCTTGGAACAAGCCAAAGCGAAGCTCAGCCAAGACCATCGAATGCTGGGACTGCTTGCCGGCGGCTCCATGATGACGGGAACGATGGATGAATACAGCGATTTGGACCTCGTTATCGTGTATGACGCAGCTTACCGTAGTTCAATCATGGAGGAACGGATCCGAATTGCAGAAGGGCTCGGCTATCTGCTGTCGGCCTTCACGGGAGAGCATGTCGGCGAACCTCGCCTGGTTATCTGCTTATATGGACCGCAGCCTCTTCATGTCGATCTCAAATTCATCACCCCGGCAGAGCTAACAACGCGGATTGAAAATCCGCTTATCCTATGGGAGCGAACCGGAGAGATCCGCTCGATCCTTCAAGCGACCTCCCCCTCGTATCCAACGGCAGATCCGCAATGGATGGAGGATCGCTTCTGGGTATGGATCCATTACGGCGCTGCAAAGCTCGGAAGAGGAGAGATTTTTGAGGCCATCGACCTGATCACCTTTATTCGCAGCACGGTATTAGGCCCGTTGATCCTGATGCAAGCAGGCCATTTGCCCAGAGGTGTTCGAAAACTGGAGGAGCATGCGAAGAGCGAATTGGAGGAGCTTAAACGGACCCTTCCTGTTCATGACGCCAACAGCTGCTACCATGCGCTGAAAACCGCCATCGGTATGTACCGCCGATTGCGTCCAGCCTCGGATACCTTCATCGCTAGATCAGAAGCCGAGCACATTTCCATTTCTTATTTGGAGCATATTTACGACACCGTGATCAAACATGGATAGTCATTAATATAGAAACAGACACAAGAGGCTGTCCCAAAGGTCGGTAGACCCGGAACAGCCTCTTGGCATGTGTGGAAGAAGCTGCGCACGCGTATCATTTCTCCGCTGGCTTGCCGCTTTTCCTGCTGTGATGATTTCTTTCCTCCTATTGAAGAACCACGGTATCCCCCGGCTTCAGTCCGGACAGCACTTCGATTTTATCCAGCGTCTGCATGCCTGTCTCGATATCCTGCCGCTCCATTTGGCCGCCGCCCTTATCGACCATCACGTAAGAGATGTCGCCTTCGGTCATAACAGCCAGCTTCGGCACGACAACCGCCTTCTCCTTGCGTTCGGTGACGATGTCTCCGGTCAAGGTCAGTCCGCCGATCAGTCGGTCGTTTTTCGGCAGGGAGATGATCACTTTGAATTGCGGCGTTTGGGACGTCTGCTTTTCCTGGGAAGTGGTCTCCGCGAATTTGGCCACCTCTTCCACTTTTCCTTTCAGCTTCATGTCTTTAATGGAAGGCATTTTCACTTCAACCTCCATCCCCGGCTTAATGCTGAATACCTCGCTCTCCCCGACATAGGCAGCGAACCGAAGGGAGTTCAGATCGACGATTTTGCCGATGTACTGGTTCGCCGTCACCGACTGGGGCTGCTTCTGTGAGTTGTCGAATAGAAAGATGCCCGCCGAGGGCGCCCGGTACGTCGATTGCTTCAGTCGCTCATTCAATTCCGCGATCGTCTGAGCCTCGATCAGCTCGTTGACCCCGTCCAGCTCACTGCTCAGCTTGGCGGCCTCCTGATCGGCCAGCAGCTTCAAGCGCTCGGCTTCCGTCGCTCCGACCGGGGCATTGTCCAAATCCTGATTGAGCGTAAACTCCTTCAGCTCCTGCTCCAGCTTCCGCTTCTTCCGTTCGGCCTCCTTCTGCTGAAGCTGCTGGTGAATGGTCTTCTGCTCCAGATTGAACAGCGTGTCGCCTTTCTTGATCTGCTGCCCGTTCGCAACGTTCCAGGATTCCACCTTCGCTTCGAAAGGGGCGTATACATTCGTTTCCTTTCCATACTCCGAGGTGCCCTTGACCTGAACTGTCATCACGATCGTCTCCTCGGTGACAGGGAATGAAATCACCTGCGGCTCTTCCATCATGGGGATCGGCTCTTCCTTCGGCTTTACCTGTCCGTATCCCCAATAGCCGACCAAGCCGATTACCGCTGCAATAACCAACCATTTTATTATTTTTTTCATACCGTATATTAGCGTCCTTTCCGATCCGGTAGTTTCCTAATCCCGCTTGATCGCGAGCAGCGCATTGGTCCTGGCGGCGCTGATCGCCGGATAAATTCCTGAAAAAATGCCCGTCGTCACGGCGAATGCGATGCCGATCGGCAGCGTATTGGGGGTCACTTCAATCTGCAGTCCCGCCATGCCCGCGGAAGCCGTAATGAACGAGTTCAGCCCGTTCACGATAAAATAAGCGAATACGATGCCGAGCAAGCCGCCAAGGAAACCGAGCAGGCTCGCTTCGACGATAAACATGACGCGGATCTGCCCCGAATTCGCCCCGAGAACCTTCATGATGCCAATTTGCCGGCGGCGCTGATGCGTCGACATGGTCATGGCCACGATAATCGAGATGGACGCCAGCAGCAGAATGAATACGCCGACGCCCAGCGCAATCGCTTTGAAGGTATTCAGCTGGGAGGCGATCTGATCGCGCGCGGCCAAGTTGTCGCTGGCGTTCAAGGCCAGCTTCGAAATAAGCTCCTCCAGCTGCTGGATATGCTCAAGATCATCCACCTTGACCGTAAGCGTATCGTACGTCCGCTGCTTCATGGCGGCTCCATTATTGGAATTCAAGGTGTCATTCAGCCAATCGGCCGTTTCGAACGATACATAGGCCTGGCGGTCGTAGATGGCAAACTCGGCATTCTGCCCCTTCGGAACATCGAGCACTCCCCCGATATAAAGGCGCGGGCCGAGCGATTTCTGTTCGCCATCCATCCGTTCCGGCTGAATGCTCTTGCCCATCATATCCGTTATGGAGCTGTCATACATGCTAAACTCTTCCCATACCTTCGGATTGTTGGGATCGCTGTTCATCATGTTCATCAATCTTTCGCTGGTCTCGGCATCCTTCCAGCCTGACGTTGCCCCATAGTTGAGCACCACCGCGCCCATCTGATCCAGAGGCCCGCCCTGCGCGAACCGGTTCCCCTGCTCCTTAAGCTTCATCAAGTCAACGGCCATGATATTGATGCCGTCATGAACCAAATTGTCGGACGAGACAAACCGGAAGTAGCCCATCTGCTTCGCGGCAATGACCGACTTCACATGACGAAAGCCTTCAATCACCCGGACCTTGTCATCGGTCAACAGCCCCCGCTCCGCGCCGGGCCCGCCGCCTCCCTCCCCGGGGCTGCTGGTGCCTTGCGGGGTTACCATGATTTCATCCAGCTTCAGGCCGCCTATGATCTCCTTCTCCAAGTAGCTTTGTGCGCCGTTTCCGATGCTGATCGCTACAATGATCGCCGCACATCCGATCGATATCCCGGTCATGCACAGGGCCGTCACCACTTTGCGGCGCTTGATCTGGCCCCATGCAAGCCGCATGCTGTCTACAAATTTCAGCTTTCGTCACCTGCCTTCTCCGGCCCGGACGGGACGGCCTGCAGCTCCTGGGCAGCGTCTGCCGTGTCAGGAGCTGCGGGCTCCTCGGGAACTGCAGGCACGACGACTTCAGGCTGACGCGCCGCGGGCTCCTCGATAACCGCAGATGCGGCGACATTTGGCTGATGCACGTCCTGCTCCTTGCTAGCTGTGGGTGCGATGACTTCCGGCTCAGCTGGTTCCTCGCTAGCCGTGGGTGCGACGACTTCCGGCTCATGCATGGCTGGCTCCTCGCTAGCTGTGGGTGCGACGACTTCCAGCTGATGTGCTGCTGGCTCTTTGGGAGCTACGGGTGCGATGGCTTCAGGCCGACGCTGTGCTTCCGGTCCCGATTCTTCCCCCGGGGTGACGAGGTAGCCGTCGCGAAGCATGATCGTTTTCTTCATTTGGGCCGCAACTTCCATTTCATGCGTGACGATAACGAACGTCGTGTTCATCGATTGGTTGAGCGTCATCATGATGCGGAGAATCTCCTCTTCCGTCCTGGTGTCGAGGTTGCCGGTCGGCTCATCCGCAAAAATGACGGAGGGCTCCGTAATTAGCGACCGCGCGATACTGACCCGCTGCTGCTGCCCTCCCGAGAGCTGGGAAGGATACATCTCGGCCTTATCGCCGATGCCCGTAATCTCCAGAAGCTCCATCGCTTTCTTTCGGCGCTTAGATCTTGGTACGGATTGGAAGACGAGCGGAAGCTCTACATTCTCCTGCACCGTCAGCGTAGGAATCAATTCATATGCTTGAAAAATAAATCCGATATGCTTCCGCCGAAAGACGGCAAGCTTGTTCTCGTTATATTTGACAATATCCTGGCCGGCGATATAAATATGGCCCTCCGTCGGCTTCATAAGCCCGGCCATCAGGTTTAGCAGCGTGGATTTGCCCGAGCCCGAGCTGCCAAGGAGGGCGATCATCTCGCCTGCCTTGACCTCGAACTCGATATTATGAAGCACCTTTAATACCTCGCTGCCGTTTTTGAAGCTGTGCGATACATTTTCCAAACGCAACATGTTCGCCTTTTCCTCTCCCTGGTCCTTGGTTTCCCTACTTACTCTTCCGGCGGCTCCACAACATTCGGATAGAACGTAACATTGTAGCTTTGAGTGCCGAGGGTGATCCGTTCATTCTGGAATTCGTCCGCGAGCGTCAGGGTAAACCATCCGCCTTTCAATTTTTTGTACTGCTCATCCGTCATTTCAAACGATAGCGTCCTCGTGCCCGGAACCTGGATGTCGGTCCCCGGCGTAAGGATGCGCTCCTGCGTCTGGCCCAGGGTGTCCTTGATCGTCAAAATCAGCTTGTGGCCGGCATCGGCAGCGGTGATGCTGTCGCTTCGCTTCACGTCCACCGTGATATTCATGGAGATGCTGGAGCTGCCCTCCTGTAAATGCCCCGTCGCTTTCGTCACGGAAATGCTGTAAGGATACCAGTCAAGCGCAGTCAGATTGGAGCTTGCGGCCGGACGAACCGGATTCAGCTGCATCTTCTTCACGCCCAGGACGCCGCTCACGTCTTTACCCGGCTCGGCAAGCTTGCCTCCGGACATCGCCGTGCCCAAGGCAAGCCCCAAGCCTCCGGCCGTCCCCTTCGGCACTCTGGCCCAGAATACGACCGATTGTTTGCCTCCCGGCTGAATCGGCGTTTCCGGCTGCACGGTATCGGCTTCGTAAATTTTCCCGTCCGTTCCCTGGAAATATCCTTTCAGCAAGGCAGCTTGTACCCGGCGCGCTTCCCCGCTGGTCAGCGTCAGTTCGGTATAAATGATGTCCGAATCCGCTCCTTCGTAAATCAGCGTCCTTCTCTCTTGCGCTTCTGCCCGTTTCCCGGCCGTCGTGACGGTATACGGCTTCCCTTTCTCCAGCAGCTCGATCGACTGCGTATGTCCAGGCGTGGTCAGGGTAAGGAAAGGCGTCTTCACGCTTTCCTGCTGGGCAAACAGCTTGAAGCGAAGCGTGCGGATATCCTTCGTGTACGGAATTTTGGCCAGGACGGACACCTCGGTGGATGCTCCCGGGGCGATCATGGAGCCCTGCTCCCCGGCAATGACCTCGGGGCTTGCGAGCACGGTCTTTTCGTCCGCGGTGACATCCGCCTTCAGCTCAGGCAGCTGCAGGGCGTTCGTCTCATGGGTATTGCGCAATCGCAGCTTGGCAACAATAAGATCCGTATCCTGCCATGGCAGACGCTGAATGGATTCCAGCGTGTAAGCAAACCCGCCGGCGCTCTGAGGCGCATACTCAACCCCGATGGAGGACTGGCGTTCCGTCTGATAAGGTATGCTGAAGTAGGCCAAAGGCAGACTCACTTTGCTTGGATCCTCCGGTCCTGTGCTTCCACCCGATCCCTCCTGAACCGCAGGCGGTGAAGGTGTGCGCTCATCGCCCAATGCTTCGATCATCTGCAGCTTCAACCGGTCCTGCTTGAGCTCCATCGGCAGGGAGATTTCCAGCGTTAAGGTTTTCTCTTGCCCCGGCCGAAGCGTCAGCATCAGGCTGCTCTGATCTCCCGGCGCATAAGGATGGTAAGAGCCCTCCGACGCCTTGATCGCATAGTCATATGCCGGAACCTTGGCGGTCTTCTTCCCTTTGTTCTTGAAAGCCATCTCGATATTCCATATCCCCTGGTCCCCGGAAGAGCGCAGCGTGGCTTGACGGATTCTCGCCTCGACCGGCTGGCCGCCAATCGTCAGGGACTTGGCCGCGCCAGCAGGCACGTCCCATTTAGGAGCGGTTGCGGCAGGCAGGCGGAACGAGCCTGCAGGCAGGCTCAGCTTCAAGGCTTCGTCCGTTTCCGTCCATAAAAAACGCAGGCCGGACGGTTTGAGATACGATGGAACTTCTGTTATGTAATAAACCAGCTTTCGTTCTTTCGGCTGAATCGGCGTTCCCTCGGGCCCTGCCTCGCGCTGAAGCCGGAAGGAGCTGCCGCTCTTCGTGACCAAGAACGGGTCATAACCGCGGTCCGTCCATACGCTGCCGCCGTTATTTGTGATCGACATGCCAACCCTGGCGATGACTTTACCGTCATATTTGATGATCTCCAGCGATTCCGACTTGACGGTAACCGGAGTTCCGCTCAGGCTCAGCTTTGCATGGACGCCTGAGTCAATCGCGGCCGAATAATTGGATGGCAGCTTGTAAGACCCGACACGCTCCAAATAGCCTTTGACCTTCGGATTCCATACATCCATAGCAAGCTTCATGCCGGACAATGAGGGACTGTCCGTCTTGACGTAATAGGTTACGGTCATGCTTTGACCCGGCTCGACCTTCTTCTTCGCAAGGTCCTTGGAGATCGGATTGGCAGCCTTGACTGAACCGCCGGGAAGCACCGCTTTGGGGAAGTAAGTGACGAGCCGGGCCGCGGCTTTTCCTCCATTCTTGTATTGGAGGGTAAATACGGCCACGCTGTCTCCGTTCTGCTGCCACACATCGGCTTGCACAAGCGTAGCCGTGACGCCGCCGCCGAGCTTCACGCGCCAGTCCAGAGCCGGAATTTGGGCTGCGGCAGATCCGGAAACCTGCGGTGACGCCGTCTTAGACGCAGCCGCATCGGCATGCGGAGCGGCCGCCAACGTTGCAGCCAACAGAACGGCTGCCGCTTTGTACCTTTTTTTCTTCATATTATGAAACTGCTCCTTTCCGCCCAAGCACCCCCGATCGATTCCAATCGACGGAATGTGATGGCTATACTAGAATAACGATAGATTCGCGGAGAAAGTTTGGATTCCCGTTCCAACGATCTTTCAGACTTTTCAAACATAAAAGTTGATTTAATCCCCCCAAACGGTTTAATATATGTAGTGTAGCTGATGTTACATACTGCATTGCCCGGATGATAAGGACTTCCTGAACAAGGACGGCCTTGATCATAACCAAAAAACTAATTTACAGGAGGTTTTCATTTATGGCATTCCAATTACCACCTCTTCCTTACGCAAACGACGCGCTCGAGCCTCACATCGACGCACAAACGATGGAGATCCATCACGATCGCCATCATAACACGTACGTAACCAACCTGAACGCTGCCCTGGAGAGCGCTCCGGAGCTTCAAGACAAATCCCTTGAAGAGCTGATTTCGAATCTGGACGCCGTTCCTGAAAGCATCCGCACGGCAGTTCGCAACAACGGCGGCGGCCATGCCAACCACTCCCTGTTCTGGGAAGTTATCGGACCAAACGGCGGCGGACAACCTACCGGCGCTCTGGCTGACGCAATCAACAACGAGCTTGGCGGCTTCGATAAATTCAAGGAAGATTTCACGAAGGCAGCTACTACCCGTTTCGGCAGCGGTTGGGCATGGCTCGTTGTGAAAGACGGCAAATTGGCCGTAACTAGCACACCGAACCAAGACAGCCCGCTCATGGAAGGTCAAACGCCTCTTCTCGGCCTTGACGTTTGGGAGCATGCTTACTACCTGAAATATCAAAACAAACGCCCTGATTACATCTCCGCATTCTGGAACGTTGTAAACTGGGAAGAAGTCGGCAAACGCTACGAAAGCTCGAAGTAATCCAGCGTTCTCGCTCTGAGCGAAGCCGATTATAATAAGGAGCTGTCTCGCAAGCAGATCATGCTGCGGCGGGACGGCTCTTTTTTATGTGTTGAATATAAAAAAGTGGAGTACAGGGCGGCTCACGAAAGAGCAGCTGTTCTCCACTTGTTGAGTTTTTTGACGAGGTGCGTTCAAGCCGATTGACAGAACCCCTGCCTCCCTGGTCATTCAGGCGATTAGGCTCCGGCGGACGGCCCGGACTCGTAACAGCGAGCCTTGGACGGGGCATAAGCCGCGATGAGCAGGATCAGCGAGACCGCGCACGCCGCGCCGGCACCGATGAGACATACCGTCTGCAGAGACCACAGATCTGCGGCTACGCCAAGCAGCAGCGTCAGCATGATCTGCACGATTCCTTCCAGTAAGCGCGTCACGCTGCTGAAACGTCCCATGAGGTCGATCGGAACCTGGTTTTGAAAAAACGTCATATAACCGGCATTCGCAAACGATGAGAAGAAGCCGAAAATAACAAATCCCGCTGCCGCCACCGCATATCCGTTCGATGCATAGAAAACGAAATATCCGACACTCGACAGCAGCGTTCCGGCCCCGATCAGCATGCGGACCGACAGCCATTTCACGGTGAACGATGCCGCGGCGGAGCCTGCAAGGTACCCTGCCCCCGCTACGCTCACAAGCAAGCCGTAATCCTCATCCCCCAGCTGAAGCACCTGCTTGATAAAGGTCGCCTCCTGCGAGTCCAGCGCGAAGCCCAGCAGCATTGCCGCTTGGAACAAAATATAGATGAGCACAAAATAAGCTGCCGCCTTCCCGAAGTCAAGCACGGCGATCCAATCCTTGACCAGCATCTTCAAGGTCATGCCGGCGCGTTTGCCGTCTTCGCTTCCCGGCGCATCCACATCCGGCAGGAAATAAATCGCCAGCGCGCACAGGAAGAAGGAAACGGCGTTGATGATAATGCTGATGCGGATATCCGTGTATGCGATCAAGACGCCCGAGATAGCCGGACCCAACAGAGCCGCGCCGGAGGAGGCAAAGCTGGACCAGGCGTTAAAGGTCTTGCGCTGTTCCGCCGGCACCAGCTTCGTGACGTACGTAATCGACGTCGGCCCGAAGAATGCCCCCGCTACGCTGATCAAAAACATGATCGCATAAATCCCCCACACCGACGTCATAAACGGGATCAGGGCGATAAGCGCGCCACGGATCACGTCCGTCATGATCATCAGCGTGCGCTTGTTGGCCCGGTCGATGATGCTGCCGGCCCATGAGTTGGTGAGCAGCGTAGCGAGCGGACGGATGATAAACAAGCCGGCCACTGCGGCCGGCGATCCCGTCATGTTCAACACAAGCAAATTGATAGCAACGAGATAAATCCAGTTCCCCAAGTTCGAAACGCCGATTCCGGCGATATACAGCAGCCCATGTTTCCAGCTATGCAAGCAGCATCACAGCTCCTTCGTCTTATCCTCTATCGCGAACCGGCAGCATCCCTCTTGGAGAAATAGGAGGTAAGGATGCGGATGAACACGTTCGGAAAGGCGTACCGCTCCATATCGCCGGCATCGATCCAGCGATAATCATTCGTCTCCCCTGCCTCGTAGGCAGCAGCGATCTCAGCGGCCTGCAGCCCGCTAAGGGATTCCGGCTCCTCCTGCCATACACAGCGGTAGACGGACATCTTCCACTGGATATGGCTGAACGTGTGCTCGGCATCCATGTAATGACCGATCGGCCTTGCCGGAATTCCTTCCGCAAGCAAGCCATCCGTAAGCCCGATGACGGCGGCGGCAGCGGCCCTCTCGGGTGGCACAACGACCGCCCCGGAATGAACGGAGGCCGTATCGGACGCTGCCGCGCTCCTCTTGGTCGATACCGTGCTCGCATCCGGCGGCTCGGTGACTCCCTTGGTCGATACCGCGCTCAGACTGGAAGGCACTTCAATATGCGGAAGCTCCCACATCCCGGCCAGCAGCCCTGCCGCCGGCCGTTTGCGGATCAGGATCTTCCCTTCATGCACGCCGGTTCCTTCCACGATGGCTGCCAGCCGATGCTCGGGACGCGGAGGCTTCGCCTTCGTCTTAACGGGAAGCGATTCCTCCTTCCCTTCCAGCCTGCCCGCGCAGTGCTCCATGACCGGACATACAAGGCATTTTGGGGATTTAGGCGTACAGATCAACGCCCCTAGCTCCATTAACGCCTGGGTGAAATCCGAAGCCCTCCCCTCCGGAACGAGCGTTAGCACCAGCTCCTCCATCCGGGTACGTGTTTTGATCTTCATAATGTCATCTTCGATTAAAAAATATCTGGACAGCACCCGCATCACGTTCCCGTCCACTGCTGCGGCGGGGATGTTGAACGCAATGCTGCGGATGGCGCCGGCCGTATAGGGACCGACGCCTTTTAGACCGGCGACTTCCTCTTTGCCGCTCGGCATCACCCCGCCGTACTGCTCCGTAATCTGCCGTGCAGCACTCTGCAGGTTGCGGGCCCGGGAATAATACCCAAGACCTTCCCAGCACTTCAACACGTCGTCTTCCGGCGCGTCCGCGAGTGCCTCGA from Paenibacillus ihbetae includes:
- the mutY gene encoding A/G-specific adenine glycosylase; protein product: MHTERNHDRYFSSELLNWYDVNKRDLPWRRSRDPYHIWVSEIMLQQTRVDTVIPYFHRFIERFPTIEALADAPEDDVLKCWEGLGYYSRARNLQSAARQITEQYGGVMPSGKEEVAGLKGVGPYTAGAIRSIAFNIPAAAVDGNVMRVLSRYFLIEDDIMKIKTRTRMEELVLTLVPEGRASDFTQALMELGALICTPKSPKCLVCPVMEHCAGRLEGKEESLPVKTKAKPPRPEHRLAAIVEGTGVHEGKILIRKRPAAGLLAGMWELPHIEVPSSLSAVSTKGVTEPPDASTVSTKRSAAASDTASVHSGAVVVPPERAAAAAVIGLTDGLLAEGIPARPIGHYMDAEHTFSHIQWKMSVYRCVWQEEPESLSGLQAAEIAAAYEAGETNDYRWIDAGDMERYAFPNVFIRILTSYFSKRDAAGSR
- a CDS encoding efflux RND transporter periplasmic adaptor subunit, which codes for MKKIIKWLVIAAVIGLVGYWGYGQVKPKEEPIPMMEEPQVISFPVTEETIVMTVQVKGTSEYGKETNVYAPFEAKVESWNVANGQQIKKGDTLFNLEQKTIHQQLQQKEAERKKRKLEQELKEFTLNQDLDNAPVGATEAERLKLLADQEAAKLSSELDGVNELIEAQTIAELNERLKQSTYRAPSAGIFLFDNSQKQPQSVTANQYIGKIVDLNSLRFAAYVGESEVFSIKPGMEVEVKMPSIKDMKLKGKVEEVAKFAETTSQEKQTSQTPQFKVIISLPKNDRLIGGLTLTGDIVTERKEKAVVVPKLAVMTEGDISYVMVDKGGGQMERQDIETGMQTLDKIEVLSGLKPGDTVVLQ
- a CDS encoding superoxide dismutase, translated to MAFQLPPLPYANDALEPHIDAQTMEIHHDRHHNTYVTNLNAALESAPELQDKSLEELISNLDAVPESIRTAVRNNGGGHANHSLFWEVIGPNGGGQPTGALADAINNELGGFDKFKEDFTKAATTRFGSGWAWLVVKDGKLAVTSTPNQDSPLMEGQTPLLGLDVWEHAYYLKYQNKRPDYISAFWNVVNWEEVGKRYESSK
- a CDS encoding ABC transporter permease — translated: MRLAWGQIKRRKVVTALCMTGISIGCAAIIVAISIGNGAQSYLEKEIIGGLKLDEIMVTPQGTSSPGEGGGGPGAERGLLTDDKVRVIEGFRHVKSVIAAKQMGYFRFVSSDNLVHDGINIMAVDLMKLKEQGNRFAQGGPLDQMGAVVLNYGATSGWKDAETSERLMNMMNSDPNNPKVWEEFSMYDSSITDMMGKSIQPERMDGEQKSLGPRLYIGGVLDVPKGQNAEFAIYDRQAYVSFETADWLNDTLNSNNGAAMKQRTYDTLTVKVDDLEHIQQLEELISKLALNASDNLAARDQIASQLNTFKAIALGVGVFILLLASISIIVAMTMSTHQRRRQIGIMKVLGANSGQIRVMFIVEASLLGFLGGLLGIVFAYFIVNGLNSFITASAGMAGLQIEVTPNTLPIGIAFAVTTGIFSGIYPAISAARTNALLAIKRD
- a CDS encoding MFS transporter encodes the protein MHSWKHGLLYIAGIGVSNLGNWIYLVAINLLVLNMTGSPAAVAGLFIIRPLATLLTNSWAGSIIDRANKRTLMIMTDVIRGALIALIPFMTSVWGIYAIMFLISVAGAFFGPTSITYVTKLVPAEQRKTFNAWSSFASSGAALLGPAISGVLIAYTDIRISIIINAVSFFLCALAIYFLPDVDAPGSEDGKRAGMTLKMLVKDWIAVLDFGKAAAYFVLIYILFQAAMLLGFALDSQEATFIKQVLQLGDEDYGLLVSVAGAGYLAGSAAASFTVKWLSVRMLIGAGTLLSSVGYFVFYASNGYAVAAAGFVIFGFFSSFANAGYMTFFQNQVPIDLMGRFSSVTRLLEGIVQIMLTLLLGVAADLWSLQTVCLIGAGAACAVSLILLIAAYAPSKARCYESGPSAGA
- a CDS encoding nucleotidyltransferase domain-containing protein, giving the protein MLLPLHEQFLEQAKAKLSQDHRMLGLLAGGSMMTGTMDEYSDLDLVIVYDAAYRSSIMEERIRIAEGLGYLLSAFTGEHVGEPRLVICLYGPQPLHVDLKFITPAELTTRIENPLILWERTGEIRSILQATSPSYPTADPQWMEDRFWVWIHYGAAKLGRGEIFEAIDLITFIRSTVLGPLILMQAGHLPRGVRKLEEHAKSELEELKRTLPVHDANSCYHALKTAIGMYRRLRPASDTFIARSEAEHISISYLEHIYDTVIKHG